GAAGGTTCATCAGGGCCAGGGTCAGCGAGGCCCACAGGATGCAGGGCTGGCCGAACAATCCGCTCTGGCCCAGCGACCGGTCGATCCCGTTGCCGATGAACTGGATGAAAAAACCCAGCCCGAACAGGCCGAAAACTATGGACGGCACTCCGGCCAGGTTGTTGACCGCGCCCCGGATCATTTTGGTTATAAAGAAACCGGGCCTGGCGTATTCATGCAGGTAAACGGCCGTGGCCACTCCCACCGGCACCACCGCGATCAGCATCATGATCAGTGAAAACACCATCCCGAAAATGGCCGGGAAAATGCCCCCCTTGGTCATGCCTTCCGTCGGGGGCTGGGTCAGAAACTCCCAGCTCAGGCTTTTATACCCGCCGGCTATAACAGTGCCCAGTATCACTGCCAATATGGCCAGGATCAGCAGGACCGCCGAACTGGTGAGGCCTACCTTAAGTTTTTCCGCCGTCTTCCGGCAAGCGGATAATTTTGCGGGGTTATTGACCAAGCTCATTTATCAAACCGGATATCAGCTGTTTCAAACGGTCCCGCACCAGCCGGAACCTGGAGATCTGTTCCTCTTCGGTTCCCGGCTGGGCCGGGCCGGGCAAATCCCAGTGAAGGCGCACCGAGATGTCCGGAAAAGAGGTGGGGCACATTCCCTCGCTCTGGCCGCACAGGCTTATTATGCATCCGAAATGCCCGGTTCCTAGGTATTGCGATACTGATTTCGACTGTTGCCGGGAGATATCGATGCCGATTTCGGACATGACCCTGATTGCCAAAGGATGCACCGCCGCAGGCCTGGTGCCGGCGCTGTAGGCCTCGAAACGTCCTTCTCTCAAGTGGCGTAGAAGGCCTTCCGCCATCTGGCTCCGGGCCGAATTGGCCACGCACAGGAAGAGAACTTTGACCGGTTTCCTGTATCCGC
Above is a window of candidate division TA06 bacterium DNA encoding:
- a CDS encoding arsenate reductase ArsC; translation: MSGYRKPVKVLFLCVANSARSQMAEGLLRHLREGRFEAYSAGTRPAAVHPLAIRVMSEIGIDISRQQSKSVSQYLGTGHFGCIISLCGQSEGMCPTSFPDISVRLHWDLPGPAQPGTEEEQISRFRLVRDRLKQLISGLINELGQ
- the pstA gene encoding phosphate ABC transporter permease PstA; translation: MSLVNNPAKLSACRKTAEKLKVGLTSSAVLLILAILAVILGTVIAGGYKSLSWEFLTQPPTEGMTKGGIFPAIFGMVFSLIMMLIAVVPVGVATAVYLHEYARPGFFITKMIRGAVNNLAGVPSIVFGLFGLGFFIQFIGNGIDRSLGQSGLFGQPCILWASLTLALMNLPIIIVATEEALRAIPQEERAGALALGATKWQAIQHIVLPQAIPGILTGVVLVVSRGAGEVAPIMFTGAAYYLPYLPKLPTDQFMTLGYHIFVMTTQSPDIDATVPIAMGATLVLLALTISLNIIAIIIRSRTRSQLRKGR